A segment of the Asinibacterium sp. OR53 genome:
GGAATCCAAAGAAAATCCCTGCTAGCAAGAATTTCAGGTTAACAACAATGGGGCTTGTTGCTTGTGTTGTATCCCTGGTAGTTTCCTTCGTATTGTAAGTAACCCTATTTTCCATGATTAGATTTTTAAAATAATCGGCAAAATAAAATTGGCAACCAGAAATCCTCCTGCCATAAAACTGATGGTGGCAACCAACGATGGCCATTGTAAATTGGAAAGTCCGAATATGGCATGACCGGAAGTACAACCATTGGCATAACGTGTTCCGAAACCGATTAAAAAACCTCCACCTATAATGCACACAAATCCTTTCAGTGTAAACAGTCCCTGCCAATTTACCACTTCACGAGGTACTACCTGTTTATAATCGGCAATCCCATAACTATTCAATTCGCTCAGCAGCTTTGGATTCAGGTGGATGCCATTATAATCGAACAGCCATTGCCAGGTAATAAAAGCGCCAATCGCAATACCTGCTACAAAAAACAAATTCCATACTTCCTGTTTCCAGTTGTATTTGAAAAAAGGAATGTTGGCCGGAAAGCAAGCAGCGCAAACATGCCGGAGACTCGAGGAAATACCAAATGCTTTATTGCCAAGCAATAAAAGCAGTGGTACCATTAACCCTATCAGCGGGCCTGAAACATACCAGGGCCAGGGCTGTTTTATGATCTCTAACATACAATAGGTTTTACGATTGAATGGAACAAGAATTCTCTCAGCAAGGTACTATCTCTTTCTAATAATGCCTCGCAAACAATCTATTGTTCAGCCATTCTTTTATTTTCAAAAGATCGTCATCATTACATTTCATCCTGTAATAAATGATCAACGAAGAAACAAAAGTCAGGCCGCCTATAAAAACAATGGAAGCATTCATTCCCATGGCATCGGCAATGATGCCCGTAATGATGGCGCCAATGGCATAACCTAAATCTCTCCAGAGCCGGAATACGCCCAGGCTTTTTGCTCTGTCATTCGGGTGTGTATTTTCTGCAATCGAAGCCAGGAATGTAGGATATACCATTGCCGTTCCCCATCCAAGCAGGAAAGCCAGGAGAACATATTGAGTAAAGGAAGTAGCCATCACAAATAAGAACAGTGCTATTGCCTGCAAGATCATTCCCAAAAAGAGCATATCCCTTTTACAAATTTTATCAGCCATTTTACCGGTGATGATTTGTCCGATTCCCCAAACTGCGGGATAAACAGCCGTTATCACGCCAATTTCTTCGATGCTGAAATTTTTTTCGGCGAGCAGGATGGGGAAAATACCCCACACCATACCATCGTTTAAATTGTTTATCAATCCTGCCTGCGTTACAGCGCCAAGGTTTTTATTTTTCCAGGTTGTTTCCCAAAAGACATTTGTAAGTCGGGGGATATTTGACGAGATGACTTCCTGTGCCAGATGGTGTTTCGTGTCTTTTACCAGTAACCAACTGCTGAAAAATCCGAGAACTGATATAATTACTCCTATGTAAAAGGGATAGGGCCGGAGTCCATACTGACCCGCCACCCATCCCGTTAAAAAAGCAACAACAGCAACCGCTATGTATCCTGCAAACTCATTCAGTCCCATGGCAAGCCCTCTTTGTTTTTCCCCAACCAAATCTATTTTCATGATCACCGTGCTTGACCAGGTTAATCCCTGGTTGATACCGAGCAGGACATTAGCGGCTACAATCCAATTCCAATCAGTGGCGTACATTAAAATAAAAGGAACAGGAATACCTGTTATCCAACCCATCACCAGCAAATTCTTTCTTCCGATCTTATTCGCCAGTGTTCCGGTGAAATAAT
Coding sequences within it:
- a CDS encoding YeeE/YedE family protein; protein product: MLEIIKQPWPWYVSGPLIGLMVPLLLLLGNKAFGISSSLRHVCAACFPANIPFFKYNWKQEVWNLFFVAGIAIGAFITWQWLFDYNGIHLNPKLLSELNSYGIADYKQVVPREVVNWQGLFTLKGFVCIIGGGFLIGFGTRYANGCTSGHAIFGLSNLQWPSLVATISFMAGGFLVANFILPIILKI
- a CDS encoding MFS transporter, translated to MATIKLGLKENWRQFTLLVIINAFVGGMVGMERSILPRIADAEFHIAAKTAILSFIIVFGIVKAITNYFTGTLANKIGRKNLLVMGWITGIPVPFILMYATDWNWIVAANVLLGINQGLTWSSTVIMKIDLVGEKQRGLAMGLNEFAGYIAVAVVAFLTGWVAGQYGLRPYPFYIGVIISVLGFFSSWLLVKDTKHHLAQEVISSNIPRLTNVFWETTWKNKNLGAVTQAGLINNLNDGMVWGIFPILLAEKNFSIEEIGVITAVYPAVWGIGQIITGKMADKICKRDMLFLGMILQAIALFLFVMATSFTQYVLLAFLLGWGTAMVYPTFLASIAENTHPNDRAKSLGVFRLWRDLGYAIGAIITGIIADAMGMNASIVFIGGLTFVSSLIIYYRMKCNDDDLLKIKEWLNNRLFARHY